In Kitasatospora sp. NBC_00240, the following are encoded in one genomic region:
- a CDS encoding IS1182 family transposase, with protein MKAVGLPEVPEQTALVAAAAFPKGTLAMRVRQELAEVFADEPFASAFGVRGAPGLSPGMLALVTVLQFAENLTDRQAAGMAVRAIDWKYALGLELTDPGFDFTVLAKFRARLVEHGMERLIFDRLVEHCRREGMISAGGKQRTDSTHVISAVRDLNRLELAGESVRAALEALAIAAPAWLGRAMPVAELELRYAARVDSWRLPTSKTKRERLAEVYGQDAHRLLHAVHSPDTPVWLREIEAIQLLRRIFLQTYYVHTDTRGREVVRKREAEKDGVPPGQVRLASPYDPDARWSAKGDELFWCGYKVHLTETCDDKASGTGARTPNLITDVATTVSTAPDVTATAGIQQRLTGRQLKPGEHYLDSGYPSADLVTAAAHEGIAMITPLLADHSPQARAAEGFDKSAFRIDWTTRQVRCPEGRTSTGWYPVQQHGHDAIVIEFARSDCGSCPSRDKCTTAARGNRMLTLRPRELHETVTAARAEQNTDTWQAKYALRAGVEGTINQALDVTGLRRARYRGLPKVSLQHAYSAAAINVIRLDAHWSEGPRRPRTSRLTRLAHQLAA; from the coding sequence ATGAAGGCGGTGGGACTGCCGGAGGTCCCGGAGCAGACGGCGCTGGTCGCGGCGGCGGCCTTCCCGAAGGGGACGCTGGCGATGCGGGTGCGCCAGGAACTGGCGGAGGTCTTCGCGGACGAGCCCTTCGCGTCCGCGTTCGGGGTGCGCGGGGCGCCGGGCCTGTCACCGGGGATGCTGGCGCTGGTCACGGTGCTGCAGTTCGCCGAGAACCTGACCGACCGCCAAGCGGCCGGGATGGCGGTCCGGGCGATCGACTGGAAGTACGCGCTCGGCCTGGAGCTGACCGATCCGGGGTTCGACTTCACGGTGCTGGCGAAGTTCCGGGCCCGGCTGGTCGAGCACGGTATGGAGCGCCTGATCTTCGACCGGCTGGTCGAGCACTGCCGCCGCGAGGGGATGATCTCAGCTGGAGGCAAGCAGCGCACCGACTCCACCCATGTCATCAGCGCGGTGCGGGACTTGAACCGGCTGGAGCTGGCCGGTGAGAGCGTGCGCGCGGCGCTGGAGGCACTGGCCATCGCGGCCCCGGCCTGGCTCGGGCGGGCGATGCCGGTGGCGGAGCTGGAACTGCGCTATGCGGCGCGGGTCGACTCATGGCGGCTGCCCACCTCGAAGACGAAGCGGGAGCGGCTGGCCGAGGTCTACGGCCAGGACGCACATCGGCTGCTGCATGCGGTCCACTCGCCCGACACCCCGGTGTGGCTGCGGGAGATCGAGGCGATCCAGCTGCTGCGGCGGATCTTCCTGCAGACCTACTACGTGCACACCGATACCCGGGGACGGGAGGTGGTCAGGAAGCGGGAGGCCGAGAAAGACGGCGTCCCGCCCGGCCAAGTCCGGCTCGCCTCCCCCTACGACCCGGACGCCCGCTGGTCCGCCAAGGGAGACGAGCTGTTCTGGTGCGGCTACAAGGTTCACCTCACCGAGACCTGCGACGACAAGGCCAGCGGGACCGGCGCCCGAACCCCGAACCTGATCACGGACGTGGCCACCACTGTCTCGACCGCGCCGGACGTGACCGCCACCGCCGGCATCCAGCAGCGCCTGACCGGGCGGCAGCTCAAGCCGGGCGAGCACTACCTCGACTCCGGCTACCCCTCCGCCGACCTGGTCACAGCCGCCGCACACGAGGGCATCGCCATGATCACACCGCTGCTGGCCGACCACTCCCCGCAGGCCCGAGCCGCCGAAGGCTTCGACAAGAGCGCCTTCCGCATCGACTGGACAACTCGTCAAGTCCGCTGCCCCGAGGGCCGCACCAGCACCGGCTGGTATCCCGTCCAGCAGCACGGCCACGACGCCATCGTGATCGAGTTCGCCCGCTCCGACTGCGGCTCCTGCCCGTCCCGCGACAAGTGCACCACCGCGGCACGAGGCAACCGCATGCTCACCCTGCGGCCCCGCGAGCTGCACGAGACCGTCACCGCCGCCCGCGCCGAGCAGAACACCGACACCTGGCAAGCCAAGTACGCCCTCCGCGCCGGTGTCGAGGGCACCATCAACCAGGCCCTGGACGTCACCGGGTTGCGCCGGGCCCGCTACCGCGGCCTGCCCAAAGTCAGCCTGCAGCACGCCTACTCGGCCGCAGCGATCAACGTCATCCGCCTCGACGCCCACTGGTCCGAAGGCCCCCGACGTCCCCGGACCAGCCGACTCACCCGACTCGCCCACCAACTCGCGGCCTGA
- a CDS encoding FAD-dependent monooxygenase: protein MTTTTRTVLISGASVAGPALAYWLRRHGFVPTVVERAEAVREGGYAVDFRGEALDVLDRMGLLEQIRELDTEMGDAAMVDAEGRQYATLPAVIFAGDLEVLKGDLTRMLHEATRDDVEYVFGDSIASLTEDEHGVEVTFERGAARRFDLVVGADGLHSRTRALTFGPEEQFVRHLGIYTAIFSLDNYLGLKNTGRLYAAPGKAANIFTARANTEARAAFHFAAEHLEYDRHDRAGQQRIIAERFADDGWEIPRLLQEAAQAPDFFFDANAQVEMDTWSKGRVVLLGDAGYCAGPTSGRGTSQALIGAYILAGELAASGGDHATAFAAYEREMRGYATEHQTLGREGAERFFMPAPTQEILDMLAAQAPENTRTTPVRLRDYAASSPESAAAAAAPGTA, encoded by the coding sequence ATGACCACCACCACCCGCACCGTCCTGATCTCCGGCGCCAGCGTGGCCGGCCCCGCCCTCGCCTACTGGCTGCGCCGCCACGGCTTCGTCCCCACCGTGGTGGAGCGCGCCGAAGCGGTGCGCGAGGGCGGCTACGCGGTCGACTTCCGCGGCGAGGCCCTGGACGTGCTGGACCGGATGGGCCTGCTGGAGCAGATCCGCGAGCTGGACACCGAGATGGGCGACGCCGCCATGGTGGACGCCGAGGGCCGCCAGTACGCGACCCTGCCGGCCGTGATCTTCGCAGGCGACCTGGAGGTCCTCAAGGGCGACCTGACCAGGATGCTGCACGAGGCCACCCGCGACGACGTCGAGTACGTCTTCGGGGACTCCATCGCGAGCCTGACCGAGGACGAGCACGGCGTCGAGGTCACCTTCGAGCGCGGCGCCGCCCGCCGCTTCGACCTGGTCGTCGGCGCCGACGGTCTGCACTCGCGCACCCGGGCACTCACCTTCGGCCCCGAAGAGCAGTTCGTGCGCCACCTCGGTATCTACACCGCCATCTTCAGCCTGGACAACTACCTCGGCCTGAAGAACACCGGCCGCCTCTACGCCGCCCCGGGCAAGGCCGCCAACATCTTCACCGCCCGCGCCAACACCGAGGCCCGCGCCGCCTTCCACTTCGCCGCCGAGCACCTGGAGTACGACCGCCACGACCGCGCCGGGCAGCAGCGCATCATCGCCGAACGCTTCGCGGACGACGGCTGGGAGATCCCGCGCCTGCTCCAGGAGGCGGCGCAGGCACCCGACTTCTTCTTCGACGCCAACGCCCAGGTGGAGATGGACACCTGGTCCAAGGGGCGGGTCGTGCTGCTCGGCGACGCCGGGTACTGCGCCGGCCCGACCTCCGGCCGCGGCACCTCGCAGGCCCTGATCGGCGCCTACATCCTGGCCGGTGAACTCGCCGCCTCTGGTGGTGACCACGCCACGGCATTCGCCGCGTACGAGCGCGAGATGCGCGGCTACGCGACGGAGCACCAGACCCTGGGCCGTGAGGGCGCAGAGCGGTTCTTCATGCCCGCGCCCACCCAGGAGATCCTGGACATGCTGGCAGCCCAGGCGCCCGAGAACACCCGCACCACCCCGGTCCGGCTGCGCGACTACGCCGCATCGTCGCCCGAGTCGGCGGCGGCCGCAGCAGCCCCGGGCACCGCGTGA
- a CDS encoding TetR/AcrR family transcriptional regulator C-terminal domain-containing protein, which translates to MSAEPPYAKIAGELRHRIETGELRPGDRVPSTRALTQRWGVAMATATKALAVLRQEGLVRGVPGVGTVVCAVPRAPRAAAAAAGQRQEGLSEESAARRRLVRAGIAIADAEGVAALTMRRLAAELGTSAMSLYRHVQNRDQLLALMVDAAYAQAHLPTPAPPDWRSRLELSARAQWRLYQEHPWLAATMNLARPLLAPNGMRHVEWALAALEGLGLDAGARMHAAVSLFGFVRGCAVDLAAEQEAGRASGVTGDQWMQVQEARMAALLSDGTFPAFTATRADPGLDLSAESLFTFGLDRHLDGLAALIAAVGPGAAGIS; encoded by the coding sequence ATGTCCGCAGAGCCGCCGTACGCCAAGATCGCCGGCGAGCTGCGGCACCGCATCGAGACCGGCGAGCTGCGGCCGGGTGACCGGGTGCCCTCCACGCGGGCGCTCACCCAGCGGTGGGGGGTCGCCATGGCCACGGCGACCAAGGCACTGGCCGTCCTGCGGCAGGAGGGCCTGGTCCGAGGGGTGCCTGGGGTGGGCACCGTGGTCTGCGCCGTCCCCCGCGCGCCGCGGGCGGCCGCAGCGGCGGCGGGCCAGCGGCAGGAGGGGCTCTCGGAGGAGTCGGCGGCGCGCCGGCGCCTGGTGCGGGCGGGGATCGCCATCGCCGACGCGGAGGGGGTGGCCGCGCTCACCATGCGGCGGTTGGCCGCAGAACTCGGCACCTCGGCGATGTCGCTGTATCGGCACGTGCAGAACCGGGACCAGCTCCTCGCGCTGATGGTCGACGCGGCCTACGCGCAGGCGCACCTGCCCACCCCGGCCCCGCCCGACTGGCGGTCCCGCCTCGAGCTCTCGGCCCGGGCCCAGTGGCGGCTCTACCAGGAACACCCCTGGCTGGCGGCCACGATGAACCTCGCCCGCCCGCTGCTCGCCCCGAACGGCATGCGCCATGTCGAATGGGCCCTGGCAGCGCTGGAGGGCCTCGGTCTCGACGCCGGCGCCCGGATGCACGCGGCGGTCTCGCTCTTCGGGTTCGTCCGGGGCTGCGCTGTCGACCTCGCGGCGGAGCAGGAGGCGGGTCGGGCCAGTGGTGTCACCGGCGATCAGTGGATGCAGGTCCAAGAGGCCCGGATGGCCGCGCTGCTGTCGGACGGCACCTTCCCGGCCTTCACCGCCACCCGCGCCGACCCCGGCCTGGACCTGTCCGCCGAGTCCCTGTTCACCTTCGGCCTCGACCGCCACCTCGACGGTTTGGCGGCCCTGATCGCGGCTGTGGGACCAGGAGCTGCGGGAATCTCGTAG
- a CDS encoding DoxX family protein, translating into MFVSLAVVTVFMSAVLLISAGAKSLRTRHITEQMSTLGVPQSMMAFLIGTQVAGAAGVLAGLWWGPVGIAAAIGLTLYFAGAVASHLRVGDRKGAPPAVVLTMASIALIALRAATL; encoded by the coding sequence GTGTTCGTCTCCCTTGCCGTCGTCACTGTGTTCATGTCGGCCGTTCTCCTGATATCGGCCGGGGCCAAGTCCCTGCGGACGCGACACATCACCGAGCAGATGTCCACCCTCGGAGTGCCGCAAAGCATGATGGCTTTCCTGATCGGCACTCAGGTCGCGGGCGCAGCCGGTGTGCTCGCCGGACTCTGGTGGGGACCTGTCGGAATCGCCGCCGCGATTGGCCTGACGCTCTACTTCGCCGGGGCGGTCGCCTCCCACCTACGAGTCGGCGACCGCAAGGGCGCGCCTCCCGCGGTGGTCCTCACCATGGCCTCCATCGCCCTGATCGCACTGCGCGCCGCCACCCTCTGA
- a CDS encoding helix-turn-helix domain-containing protein produces MSLRPGIAFLADCPALLAMEIIASKWSMVTLFALTDGPLRHGELVELSGGISRKVLTQTLRRLQANGLVERHAYAEAPPRVEYGLTDLGRTLEEPIRLLTAWARENGEAVVTFREAANAARTPEAGQATLVKTPPADENLNRF; encoded by the coding sequence ATGAGCCTGCGACCCGGAATCGCCTTCCTCGCCGACTGCCCCGCTCTCCTGGCCATGGAGATCATCGCCAGCAAGTGGTCCATGGTCACGCTCTTCGCGCTGACCGACGGCCCGTTGCGCCACGGCGAGCTGGTCGAGCTGAGCGGTGGCATCTCGCGCAAGGTACTGACTCAGACGCTGCGCCGACTCCAGGCCAACGGGCTCGTCGAGCGGCACGCGTATGCCGAGGCGCCGCCGCGGGTGGAATACGGCCTGACCGATCTAGGGCGAACCCTGGAGGAGCCCATCAGGTTGCTCACCGCCTGGGCGCGGGAGAACGGCGAGGCGGTCGTCACCTTCCGGGAAGCGGCCAACGCGGCCAGAACCCCCGAGGCGGGCCAGGCGACCCTGGTGAAGACCCCTCCTGCTGATGAGAACCTGAACCGTTTTTGA
- a CDS encoding PIN domain-containing protein, with amino-acid sequence MTRKHGSEATPVRVFVLDCEALSLAVRGDRMMIARLELAARGEADVVTSPMTLVEAYDGRTTEQRWDWVLSRVSVADLGKDEARQARRLLAATNLHGHKYAIDAMLAVVAMRQKGQVTVFTSDVDDLEKLLPDTIVVSKV; translated from the coding sequence GTGACGAGGAAGCACGGCAGCGAGGCCACGCCGGTGCGTGTCTTCGTGCTCGACTGCGAAGCCCTCTCCCTGGCCGTTCGCGGTGATCGGATGATGATCGCCCGCCTCGAACTCGCGGCGCGTGGCGAGGCCGACGTGGTCACCTCTCCCATGACTCTCGTCGAGGCATACGACGGCAGGACCACCGAGCAGCGCTGGGACTGGGTCCTCTCTCGTGTCAGCGTGGCCGACCTGGGCAAGGACGAGGCCAGGCAAGCCCGCAGACTGCTGGCCGCAACGAACCTGCACGGTCACAAGTACGCCATCGACGCGATGCTCGCCGTTGTCGCCATGCGCCAGAAAGGACAGGTCACCGTCTTCACCTCCGACGTCGACGACCTGGAGAAACTGCTCCCGGACACCATCGTCGTCAGCAAGGTCTGA
- a CDS encoding CopG family transcriptional regulator, translating into MASKKVTVTIPEDLLEEIRAEADERGISAYVTDALRSKRDRDKLRELVHWLEEEHGPVTETERSTAYAELDDLDAEHERRRAARSKRTGEAA; encoded by the coding sequence ATGGCATCGAAGAAAGTGACCGTGACGATCCCGGAGGATCTCCTTGAGGAGATCCGCGCGGAAGCCGACGAACGGGGCATCTCCGCCTACGTCACCGACGCGCTGCGTTCCAAGCGCGACCGGGACAAGCTCCGAGAGCTCGTCCACTGGCTCGAAGAGGAGCACGGACCCGTCACTGAGACTGAGCGCTCAACGGCCTACGCCGAGCTGGACGACCTCGATGCCGAGCACGAACGCCGCCGCGCTGCCCGGAGCAAGCGCACCGGAGAGGCCGCGTGA
- a CDS encoding DNA polymerase III subunit gamma and tau translates to MSLALYRRYRPETFAEVIGQEHVTAPLQQALRNNRVNHAYLFSGPRGCGKTTSARILARCLNCEQGPTPTPCGVCQSCTDLATGGPGSIDVIEIDAASHGGVDDARDLRERAFFAPVHSRYKIFILDEAHMVTSAGFNALLKVVEEPPEHLKFIFATTEPEKVIGTIRSRTHHYPFRLVPPGTLRDYLAQVCGREGIQVEDSVFPLVVRSGAGSVRDSMSVMDQLLAGADEAGVTYTMATSLLGYTDSALLDEVVDAFAVQDGATVFQVIDRVVEGGHDPRRFVTDLLERLRDLVILATVPDAGEKGLIDAPADRVAVMQAQADSFGAAELSRAADIVNTGLTEMRGNAAPRLQLELICARVMLPGAYSDELSLQARLDKLERRAAAGGFAAQAPAGFGAGAGAGAGVAAMPAAAPAVAPQAPAPAQLQAPAPAPVPAAYPPVASAPVAPAAPEPAAAGAPAPGAWPIPRSFPPAGGAPAPVAAQPQPSAPAPVAPAPVAAAAPVVAPPGGGQPTPAAAQGAAQIRQMWPQILEAVKNRRRFTWILLSQNGQVAGFDGSVLQVSFINAGARDSFVGSNSDDVLKQALADALGVDWRIECIVDPSGGGAPPPASGGGGGGWGGGAHAASTAPGALPQTPAAFTPMATPAAAPPAPSRTVQDAPPVQPAPSAQGQQGQQGWPGQASAQSQSQSQSQSQGQAQAQGRSSGVGQPAGPQGGPGEGPEDDMSENDGPAPQAEAFSGQELIIRELGATILEEIHHTGG, encoded by the coding sequence GTGTCCCTAGCCCTGTACCGCCGCTATCGCCCCGAGACTTTCGCCGAGGTCATCGGGCAGGAGCACGTGACCGCTCCGCTCCAGCAGGCCCTGCGCAACAACAGGGTCAACCACGCCTACCTCTTCAGCGGCCCGCGTGGCTGCGGCAAGACGACCAGTGCGCGCATCCTGGCGCGCTGCCTGAACTGCGAGCAGGGGCCGACGCCGACACCGTGCGGGGTCTGCCAGTCCTGTACGGACCTGGCGACCGGCGGCCCCGGGTCGATCGACGTGATCGAGATCGACGCGGCCTCGCACGGTGGTGTGGACGATGCGCGTGACCTGCGTGAGCGGGCCTTCTTCGCGCCGGTGCACAGCCGGTACAAGATCTTCATCCTGGACGAGGCGCACATGGTGACCTCGGCCGGCTTCAACGCGCTGCTGAAGGTGGTGGAGGAGCCGCCGGAGCACCTCAAGTTCATCTTCGCGACCACGGAGCCGGAGAAGGTGATCGGGACGATCCGCTCCCGCACCCACCACTACCCGTTCCGGCTGGTGCCGCCGGGCACGCTGCGGGACTACCTGGCGCAGGTGTGCGGGCGCGAGGGCATCCAGGTCGAGGACTCGGTGTTCCCGCTGGTCGTGCGCTCGGGCGCCGGTTCCGTCCGGGACTCGATGTCGGTGATGGACCAGCTGCTGGCGGGCGCGGACGAGGCCGGCGTCACGTACACCATGGCCACCTCGCTGCTCGGGTACACCGACTCGGCGCTGCTCGACGAGGTGGTGGACGCCTTCGCCGTCCAGGACGGCGCGACGGTGTTCCAGGTCATCGACCGGGTGGTCGAGGGCGGGCACGACCCCCGGCGGTTCGTGACGGACCTGCTGGAGCGGCTGCGGGACCTGGTGATCCTCGCCACCGTGCCGGACGCGGGGGAGAAGGGCCTGATCGACGCCCCGGCCGACCGCGTCGCGGTCATGCAGGCGCAGGCGGACTCCTTCGGGGCGGCCGAGCTGAGCCGGGCCGCCGACATCGTCAACACCGGCCTGACCGAGATGCGGGGTAACGCCGCGCCCCGGCTGCAGCTGGAGCTGATCTGCGCCCGGGTGATGCTGCCCGGGGCGTACAGCGACGAGCTGTCGCTGCAGGCGCGCCTCGACAAGCTGGAGCGGCGGGCGGCCGCCGGCGGCTTCGCGGCCCAGGCCCCGGCAGGCTTCGGGGCAGGGGCAGGGGCAGGGGCAGGGGTCGCGGCGATGCCGGCGGCCGCCCCGGCCGTCGCCCCGCAGGCTCCCGCACCCGCGCAGCTCCAGGCGCCCGCGCCGGCGCCGGTACCGGCTGCCTACCCGCCGGTCGCGTCCGCGCCGGTCGCCCCGGCGGCTCCCGAGCCCGCGGCAGCGGGGGCGCCCGCCCCGGGGGCCTGGCCGATCCCGCGCAGTTTCCCGCCGGCCGGCGGGGCGCCCGCACCGGTGGCCGCGCAGCCGCAGCCGTCGGCGCCGGCTCCCGTCGCTCCTGCTCCGGTGGCCGCGGCGGCGCCGGTCGTGGCACCGCCCGGTGGCGGCCAGCCGACGCCCGCGGCGGCGCAGGGTGCGGCGCAGATCCGGCAGATGTGGCCGCAGATCCTGGAGGCGGTGAAGAATCGCCGCCGCTTCACCTGGATCCTGCTCAGCCAGAACGGGCAGGTCGCGGGCTTCGACGGCAGCGTGTTGCAGGTCTCCTTCATCAACGCGGGCGCCCGGGACAGCTTCGTCGGCAGCAACAGCGACGATGTGCTGAAGCAGGCGCTGGCCGACGCGCTGGGCGTGGACTGGCGGATCGAGTGCATCGTCGACCCGTCGGGCGGCGGCGCGCCGCCGCCCGCCTCCGGTGGTGGCGGCGGCGGGTGGGGCGGTGGTGCCCATGCGGCCTCGACCGCTCCCGGAGCGCTGCCGCAGACACCGGCCGCGTTCACGCCGATGGCGACGCCGGCCGCCGCGCCGCCGGCGCCGTCCAGGACGGTCCAGGACGCGCCGCCGGTCCAGCCGGCTCCTTCGGCGCAGGGCCAGCAGGGCCAGCAGGGCTGGCCGGGCCAGGCTTCCGCGCAGTCGCAGTCGCAGTCGCAGTCGCAGTCGCAGGGGCAGGCGCAGGCGCAGGGGCGGTCGTCGGGTGTCGGCCAGCCGGCCGGTCCGCAGGGCGGTCCGGGGGAGGGGCCGGAGGACGACATGTCCGAGAACGACGGCCCGGCCCCGCAGGCGGAGGCGTTCTCCGGCCAGGAGCTGATCATCCGCGAGCTGGGCGCGACCATCCTGGAGGAGATCCACCACACGGGAGGGTGA
- a CDS encoding YbaB/EbfC family nucleoid-associated protein — protein sequence MFPGGGQPNMQQLLKQAQKMQEELARAQQELAEAKVSGSAGGGLVEATVTGAGELVALTIAPAAVDPDDTETLADLILAAVRDANQAAQKIQAERMGPLTQGLGGGGIPGLPF from the coding sequence GTGTTCCCCGGTGGTGGCCAGCCCAATATGCAGCAGCTGCTGAAGCAGGCGCAGAAGATGCAGGAGGAGCTCGCCCGGGCCCAGCAGGAGCTGGCCGAGGCGAAGGTGAGCGGTTCGGCGGGCGGTGGCCTGGTCGAGGCGACGGTGACCGGGGCCGGTGAGCTGGTGGCGCTGACCATCGCGCCCGCCGCCGTGGACCCGGACGACACCGAGACCCTGGCGGACCTGATCCTGGCGGCCGTCCGGGACGCCAACCAGGCCGCGCAGAAGATCCAGGCCGAGCGGATGGGCCCGCTGACCCAGGGCCTGGGCGGCGGCGGCATCCCCGGTCTGCCGTTCTGA
- the recR gene encoding recombination mediator RecR produces MYEGVVQDLIDELGRLPGVGPKSAQRIAFHILQADPTDVRRLAHSLLEVKDKVRFCAVCGNVAESERCRVCLDPRRDLAVICVVEESKDVVAIERTREFRGRYHVLGGAISPIEGVGPDDLRIRELLARLADGTVTELILATDPNLEGEATATYLARLCKPMGLRVTRLASGLPVGGDLEYADEVTLGRAFEGRRLLDV; encoded by the coding sequence TTGTACGAGGGCGTGGTTCAGGACCTGATCGACGAGCTGGGCAGGCTGCCCGGCGTCGGGCCCAAGAGCGCGCAGCGGATCGCCTTCCACATCCTGCAGGCCGACCCGACGGACGTCCGCCGACTGGCGCACTCGCTGCTGGAGGTCAAGGACAAGGTCCGGTTCTGCGCGGTCTGCGGCAATGTCGCGGAGTCCGAGCGCTGCCGGGTCTGCCTGGACCCGCGGCGCGATCTCGCGGTGATCTGCGTGGTCGAGGAGTCCAAGGACGTGGTGGCGATCGAGCGCACCCGGGAGTTCCGCGGCCGCTACCACGTGCTGGGCGGCGCGATCAGCCCGATCGAGGGCGTCGGCCCGGACGACCTGCGGATCCGGGAGCTGCTGGCGCGGCTCGCGGACGGCACGGTCACCGAGCTGATCCTGGCCACCGACCCCAACCTGGAGGGGGAGGCGACCGCCACCTACCTGGCCCGGCTGTGCAAGCCGATGGGCCTGAGGGTGACCCGGCTGGCGAGCGGACTGCCCGTCGGCGGGGACTTGGAGTACGCGGACGAGGTCACCCTCGGCCGGGCCTTCGAAGGGAGACGACTGCTCGATGTCTGA
- a CDS encoding DUF5063 domain-containing protein, with the protein MSDQTHGTHTHAHGSEPDDFAVQIADSVESFVLAVTEVAKGDEPGSAVSLLLLEVSQLLLAGGRLGAIEDVVPDDRFEPDAGPEPDGVELRERLAELLAPIDVYHEVFDPYEPPTRPNAFRISDDLAGVVSELQHGLTHYREGRVSEALWWWQFSYLSNWGSTCSAVLRALQSLIAHVRLDSPLGAAEDGADTDDDGLTDEQLEQQAGDLMAAELGL; encoded by the coding sequence ATGTCTGACCAGACGCACGGTACCCACACGCACGCCCACGGTTCGGAGCCGGACGACTTCGCGGTGCAGATCGCGGACTCGGTGGAGAGCTTCGTCCTCGCGGTCACCGAGGTGGCCAAGGGCGACGAGCCCGGCAGCGCGGTCTCGCTGCTGCTGCTGGAGGTGTCGCAGCTGCTGCTGGCGGGCGGCCGGCTCGGCGCGATCGAGGACGTCGTGCCGGACGACCGGTTCGAGCCCGACGCGGGCCCGGAGCCGGACGGCGTGGAGCTGCGCGAGCGGCTGGCCGAGCTGCTGGCGCCGATCGACGTCTACCACGAGGTCTTCGACCCGTACGAGCCGCCGACCAGGCCGAACGCCTTCCGGATCTCGGACGATCTGGCCGGCGTGGTCAGCGAGCTGCAGCACGGGCTGACCCACTACCGCGAGGGCCGGGTCAGCGAGGCGCTCTGGTGGTGGCAGTTCTCGTACCTCTCCAACTGGGGTTCGACCTGTTCGGCGGTGCTGCGCGCGCTGCAGTCGCTGATCGCGCACGTCCGGCTGGACAGCCCGCTGGGCGCGGCCGAGGACGGCGCGGACACGGACGACGACGGGTTGACGGACGAGCAGCTGGAGCAGCAGGCCGGCGACCTGATGGCGGCGGAACTCGGCCTGTAG
- a CDS encoding aspartate kinase yields the protein MGLVVQKYGGSSVADAEGIKRVARRIVDTKKDGHEVVVVVSAMGDTTDELIELAEQVSPIPAGREFDMLLTAGERISMALLAMAIKSLGHEAQSFTGSQAGVITDSVHNKARIIDVTPGRIRTALDEGNIAIVAGFQGVSLSSKDITTLGRGGSDTTAVALAAALKAEVCEIYTDVDGVFSADPRVVKKARKIDWIAYEDMLELASSGSKVLLDRCVEYARRYNIPIHVRSSFSGLPGTIVSSTNPTKPEGGEMEQAIISGVAHDTSEAKVTVVGVPDKPGEAARIFRAIADAEVNIDMVVQNVSAAATGLTDISFTLPKAEGQKAIDALGRVKEGIGYESLRYDDAIGKISLVGAGMRSNPGVTATFFEALSEAGVNIELISTSEIRISVVTRADDVNEAVRAVHSAFGLDSDTDEAVVYGGTGR from the coding sequence GTGGGCCTTGTCGTGCAGAAGTACGGCGGCTCATCCGTTGCGGATGCCGAGGGCATCAAGCGCGTGGCCCGTCGAATCGTCGACACCAAGAAGGACGGCCATGAGGTCGTCGTCGTGGTGTCCGCGATGGGCGACACGACGGACGAGCTCATCGAACTCGCGGAGCAGGTGTCACCCATCCCTGCCGGCCGCGAGTTCGACATGCTGCTGACCGCTGGAGAGCGGATCTCCATGGCGCTGCTGGCCATGGCGATCAAATCGCTGGGTCACGAGGCCCAGTCGTTCACGGGCAGTCAGGCCGGGGTCATCACCGACTCGGTCCACAACAAGGCGCGCATCATCGACGTGACGCCCGGCCGGATCCGCACCGCCCTCGACGAGGGCAACATCGCGATCGTGGCGGGCTTCCAGGGTGTCTCGCTGTCCAGCAAGGACATCACCACCCTGGGCCGCGGCGGCTCGGACACCACCGCCGTCGCCCTGGCGGCGGCGCTGAAGGCCGAGGTCTGCGAGATCTACACCGACGTGGACGGCGTGTTCAGCGCCGACCCGCGGGTGGTCAAGAAGGCCCGCAAGATCGACTGGATCGCGTACGAGGACATGCTGGAACTGGCGTCCTCCGGTTCCAAGGTGCTGCTGGACCGGTGCGTCGAGTACGCGCGCCGCTACAACATCCCGATTCACGTACGCTCGTCCTTCTCCGGGCTTCCGGGGACCATTGTCAGCAGCACCAACCCGACCAAGCCCGAAGGGGGCGAGATGGAGCAGGCCATCATCTCCGGGGTCGCCCACGACACGTCCGAGGCCAAGGTCACGGTCGTCGGCGTGCCGGACAAGCCGGGCGAGGCGGCCCGCATCTTCCGCGCCATCGCGGACGCCGAGGTCAACATCGACATGGTGGTGCAGAACGTCTCGGCGGCCGCCACCGGTCTGACCGACATCTCCTTCACCCTGCCGAAGGCCGAGGGCCAGAAGGCCATCGACGCGCTCGGCCGGGTCAAGGAGGGCATCGGCTACGAGTCGCTGCGCTACGACGACGCGATCGGCAAGATCTCCCTGGTCGGCGCCGGTATGCGCTCCAACCCGGGGGTCACCGCGACCTTCTTCGAGGCGCTCTCCGAGGCGGGCGTCAACATCGAGCTGATCTCCACCTCGGAGATCCGGATCTCGGTCGTCACCCGCGCCGACGACGTCAACGAGGCCGTCCGCGCCGTCCACTCCGCCTTCGGCCTGGACAGCGACACGGACGAAGCAGTGGTCTACGGCGGCACCGGCCGCTGA